A stretch of Drosophila gunungcola strain Sukarami chromosome 3L unlocalized genomic scaffold, Dgunungcola_SK_2 000002F, whole genome shotgun sequence DNA encodes these proteins:
- the LOC128257623 gene encoding LOW QUALITY PROTEIN: probable RNA methyltransferase CG11342 (The sequence of the model RefSeq protein was modified relative to this genomic sequence to represent the inferred CDS: deleted 1 base in 1 codon) produces the protein MDIRNNDPGAVQYGNFMNYYQFNSASERVKLLPDKDVWLPSLKDNKSPGNSPYFVLDVGCNCGVFTQLLHKYLEELLQRPVKILGVDIDNRLIQRAVLENESPEEISYACVDVLDDEAFESVNAYLKLNNLEKFDAICCYSITMWIHLNHHDQGLQLFMKKLSNLAELLVVEPQPWKCYQTAERRLKKAGETFPLFLELKWRSDVEMQIQNYLENSLDRRKIFESTPTKWQRKICFYR, from the exons ATGGACATCAGAAACAACGACCCCGGTGCTGTTCAATATGGGAATTTCATGAACTATTATCAATTTAATTCAGCCTCGGAACGTGTTAAACTTTTGCCGGATAAAGATGTATGGTTACCATCC ttaaaagataataaatCTCCCGGAAATAGTCCCTATTTTGTACTGGATGTGGGCTGCAATTGCGGGGTATTTACCCAACTACTTCATAAATATCTTGAGGAACTCCTCCAGAGACCAGTAAAAATTCTAGGAGTGGATATAGACAATCGTCTGATTCAACGTGCTGTGTTGGAGAATGAATCCCCTGAAGAAATAAGCTACGCCTGTGTAGATGTCCTAGATGATGAAGCTTTTGAATCCGTAAACGCTTATTTGAAACTTAATAATCTTGAAAAGTTCGATGCCATTTGCTGCTACTCAATAACCATGTGGATTCACCTTAATCATCATGATCAAGGCCTCCAACTATTTATGAAGAAGCTATCCAATTTGGCAGAACTCCTGGTGGTGGAACCACAACCATGGAAATGCTATCAAACAGCAGAGAGGCGTCTGAAAAAAGCCGGAGAaacttttcccctttttctggAACTTAAGTGGCGATCTGATGTGGAAATGCAGATACAAAACTACCTGGAAAATTCACTGGACCGAAGGAAGATATTCGAGTCTACGCCCACTAAATGGCAGCGAAAGATTTGCTTCTATAGGTGA
- the LOC128257622 gene encoding LOW QUALITY PROTEIN: alpha-tocopherol transfer protein-like (The sequence of the model RefSeq protein was modified relative to this genomic sequence to represent the inferred CDS: inserted 1 base in 1 codon): protein MAPQIRPLTPELQKVAIEQLKEDPARLEADLLAFRTWIEQQPHLNPRTEDQYLVAFLRGCKYSLERAKSKIDQFYTLKTKYPEYFRVNSTTEGKFREIHRTGAIIYLPTPLYENGPRIGIWRMGLVPVEKYNMLECMQVAQAIQEIAILEDDYANINGIVFIMDMKGATAGHLFQMTPSMAKKFTVFSEEALPLRLKAQHFINTIAGFEQMFNMFKPMMSKKMQSRLFVHGNKMDLLTEQIPLKYLPAEYGGENGSVPEIVAAWEXKLDEYSGFFKDSVNYGTDESLRPGKPIDFEGLFGIEGSFRKLNVD, encoded by the exons ATGGCACCGCAAATACGCCCACTCACGCCAGAGCTGCAGAAAGTGGCCATCGAGCAGTTGAAGGAGGATCCCGCTCGTCTGGAGGCCGATCTGCTGGCATTCAGGACCTGGATCGAACAGCAGCCACATCTGAATCCCCGAACCGAGGACCAGTATCTGGTGGCCTTCCTGCGCGGCTGCAAGTACAGTCTGGAGCGGGCCAAGTCCAAAATAGATCAGTTCTACACGCTCAAGACCAAGTATCCGGAATACTTTCGAGTAAACAGCACTACGGAGGGAAAGTTCCGGGAGATCCACCGAACGGG GGCTATAATCTATTTGCCAACTCCCCTATATGAAAATGGACCCCGAATCGGCATTTGGCGAATGGGTTTGGTGCCCGTGGAGAAGTACAACATGCTGGAATGCATGCAAGTGGCACAGGCCATTCAGGAAATTGCCATTTTAGAGGATGACTATGCCAATATTAATGGCATTGTTTTCATCATGGACATGAAGGGCGCCACGGCAGGGCACTTGTTCCAGATGACTCCTTCGATGGCCAAGAAGTTCACCGTCTTTTCAGAGGAGGCTCTACCACTGCGTCTAAAGGCACAGCATTTCATCAACACCATCGCCGGTTTTGAGCAGATGTTCAACATGTTCAAGCCCATGATGTCCAAGAAGATGCAGTCGCGCCTCTTTGTGCATGGCAACAAAATGGATCTGCTGACGGAGCAGATCCCGCTGAAATACCTTCCCGCGGAATATGGTGGCGAGAACGGATCAGTGCCGGAAATTGTGGCAGCGTGGG AAAAGCTGGATGAATACAGCGGGTTCTTCAAGGATAGTGTCAACTATGGCACTGATGAGAGCCTGCGACCGGGCAAGCCCATCGATTTCGAAGGTCTCTTTGGCATCGAGGGTTCCTTTAGGAAGCTCAACGTGGATTAG
- the LOC128257624 gene encoding probable 28S ribosomal protein S6, mitochondrial translates to MPSYELALVLRQLPRPELISVIKRTAESILDKGGIIRKLENLGTRALPHKVSEHGVVHREGTHFTIAFDTAPTRIADLKEEFGRDIDIVRRYIFKVEEPEQNTCTLHEEMLPPAYRKDVQEIVAAAQRKQKKKYNYNSGLDYYPFQK, encoded by the exons CAATTGCCTCGC CCCGAACTGATTTCCGTGATAAAGCGAACGGCGGAGTCCATCCTGGACAAGGGTGGCATCATCAGGAAGCTGGAGAACCTGGGCACCCGTGCCCTGCCCCACAAAGTCAGCGAGCACGGAGTGGTGCATCGCGAGGGTACCCACTTCACCATCGCCTTCGATACGGCGCCCACGAGGATTGCCGATCTGAAAGAGGAATTCGGCCGCGATATAGACATCGTGCGGCGCTATATCTTCAAGGTGGAGGAGCCCGAGCAGAATACCTGCACGTTGCACGAGGAGATGCTGCCACCCGCCTACCGCAAGGATGTCCAAGAGATCGTTGCGGCTGCCCAGAGAaagcaaaagaagaaataCAACTACAACTCCGGCTTGGACTACTATCCCTTCCAGAAGTAA